From Malaciobacter mytili LMG 24559:
AAAAATATAGCTATTTTATTCAAAAAATTTATCCTATTTTATAAAATAGCTAATATTTTATCTAAATAATATTAGATAATGGCTTAAATAAATTTACAGCATTTTTAGTAGTTAATTTTTTAACCTCCTCAATATCCATTTCAAGGAGTTCAGAGATTTTTTCTACAACAAAAGTTGTATATGCTGGTTCATTTCTTTCTCCCCTATGAGGATGGGGTGTAAGATAAGGACCATCTGTTTCAACTACAAGTTTTTCTTGTGGTATTTTATTTAATACTTGTACAAGTTTTCTTGCATTTTTAAAAGTTAGAACTCCACCTATTCCAAAATAAAAATTCTCTTTTGCTAAGCTTAATAGTTGTTCATCTGCATTATAGCAGTGTAAAACACCACCAACTTCCTTAGCATTATAATCTAATAATATTTTTTTTGAATCATTTGAAGCATCACGAATATGCACAATTAAAGGTTTTTTAACTTTTTTTGCAAATTCTATTTGTGCAATAAAAACCTCTTTTTGTTTTCTTATATTTTCATATTTTTCTTCTTCCTCTAAAGGAAGTCTATAATAATCTAATCCACATTCACCAATTGCAATACACTTTGGGTGAGTAGCATATTTTTCCAATATTTCATTATCAAAATATTCTATATCATAAGGGTGAACGCCAACTGCAAAAAAAACCTCATCATATCTTTCAGCCAATTCAACAGCTTTTGGTAAATCTCTTGGATCAGCACCTGGTATAACAAAACCTTTTACATTTGCATTTAAAGCATTAGATATTACTATATCTACATCATCTTGATATTGTTCATTATCAAGATGACAGTGAGTATCAATGATTATGATAGGAATCTCTTTTCAACTAGATTTATAATACCATTAATGTCTTGAATATCTTCACCCTTAATCCAAGCATCAATACCAAAGTTTTTAAAAGCATCATAATCACTATCATCATCGATTATTGCAATTGATACAAATTTTTCTTTACAAGAATCATGTTTGTTTTCTTCAAAATCAAATATTGAATTTATATCTAAAATGGCAATATCTGCTTTTTCACTAATTCCACTATGGAAATGCTCAACAACATGTTTACTATCTATAAGTGAACTATCTACATTACAAAAAGTTACAATATTCATAATTGCTCCCTATTTTCTATCTTGGATTTATTTTAGCAAATTAAAAATTAAAATATTACAAGATATATCTTGCAGTATCTTCATTCTCTACAATCTCATCAAGTTTTTGCTCAACTAGCTCTTTTGTTACAACTATAGTTTCACCACTTTTTTCATCTGCATCAAAACTTATATCTTCTATAACTTTTTCAATAACAGTATGTAGTCTTCGTGCACCTATATCTTCTGTTTTTTCATTTGCAGTAACTGAATATTTGGCAAAAGCTTTAATGGCTTCATCATCAAACTCTAAA
This genomic window contains:
- a CDS encoding TatD family hydrolase; translation: MIIDTHCHLDNEQYQDDVDIVISNALNANVKGFVIPGADPRDLPKAVELAERYDEVFFAVGVHPYDIEYFDNEILEKYATHPKCIAIGECGLDYYRLPLEEEEKYENIRKQKEVFIAQIEFAKKVKKPLIVHIRDASNDSKKILLDYNAKEVGGVLHCYNADEQLLSLAKENFYFGIGGVLTFKNARKLVQVLNKIPQEKLVVETDGPYLTPHPHRGERNEPAYTTFVVEKISELLEMDIEEVKKLTTKNAVNLFKPLSNII